One window of the Magnetovibrio sp. genome contains the following:
- a CDS encoding methyltransferase domain-containing protein: MTNQQDSRPCRLCSSPLNAPPIINMQPFPKAAQFYPREDEFAEDTGIVLDVFQCPSCGLVQLKIDPVDYFKEVITAAVLSPHAKQTRLKEMNAFVDRFDLKGKKALEIGSAKGEMLDVMVEAGLDPTGLEYAPQSVEHALKHGRNMHRGYIDDFVPVSKADVFFSYNYLEHQPDTKAFIQSIYRVTTPDAIGYVTVPNLEYLLASKCLYEFVADHLVYFTKSTLSLAFEMNGFEVLSCQTINNDNDIEIIVRKRRNLDLSPYVAEVDKLATELFELVDRYKRDGKKIAVWGAGHRTLALLAISRLTEIAFIVDSADFKQGKYSPVTFNKIVSPGELEASDVDAVIIMVPGLYPQEVLKTVRGFDRKLEAYILKGNELVAVDN; the protein is encoded by the coding sequence ATGACGAATCAACAAGATTCCCGACCGTGTCGCCTGTGTTCGTCGCCGCTGAACGCGCCGCCGATCATCAACATGCAACCCTTTCCCAAGGCGGCTCAATTTTATCCGCGAGAGGATGAGTTCGCCGAAGATACCGGCATCGTGTTGGACGTTTTTCAATGTCCATCGTGCGGACTTGTGCAATTGAAAATCGACCCGGTGGACTATTTCAAAGAAGTCATTACTGCGGCGGTGTTGTCCCCGCATGCCAAGCAAACGCGATTGAAAGAAATGAACGCTTTTGTCGACCGGTTTGATTTGAAGGGCAAAAAAGCACTGGAAATAGGTAGTGCAAAAGGTGAGATGCTCGATGTGATGGTTGAGGCAGGACTCGACCCCACGGGACTGGAGTATGCGCCCCAATCCGTTGAACATGCGCTCAAACACGGCCGCAACATGCATCGTGGCTACATCGATGATTTCGTTCCCGTCAGCAAGGCGGATGTCTTTTTCTCGTATAACTATCTTGAGCATCAACCGGACACCAAAGCGTTCATTCAGTCGATTTATCGCGTCACGACGCCCGACGCCATTGGTTACGTCACGGTTCCCAACTTGGAATACTTATTGGCGTCGAAGTGTCTGTACGAATTCGTCGCCGATCATCTGGTGTATTTCACCAAAAGCACCTTGTCGTTGGCTTTCGAGATGAACGGGTTTGAGGTGCTGAGCTGCCAAACCATCAACAACGACAACGACATTGAAATCATCGTGCGCAAACGCCGCAATTTAGACTTGTCGCCCTATGTGGCGGAGGTGGATAAGCTTGCCACCGAGTTATTCGAACTGGTCGATCGCTATAAGCGTGACGGCAAAAAAATCGCGGTTTGGGGGGCAGGGCATCGCACCTTGGCGTTGCTCGCGATCAGCCGCCTCACCGAAATTGCGTTCATTGTCGATTCCGCAGATTTCAAGCAAGGCAAGTACAGCCCGGTGACGTTCAACAAGATCGTTTCACCTGGGGAATTGGAGGCATCGGATGTCGATGCCGTCATCATCATGGTTCCGGGACTTTATCCGCAAGAGGTGCTCAAGACTGTGCGAGGATTTGATCGCAAGTTGGAAGCTTATATCCTCAAAGGAAACGAATTGGTCGCGGTTGATAACTAG
- a CDS encoding thiamine pyrophosphate-binding protein: MRMKLSDYVAQKVVELGIEHVFMVTGGGAMHLNQSLGTHDELECIFNHHEQACAMAAESYCRLTNRPALVNVTSGPGSINALNGVYGAWTDSIGMLVISGQVKYQTTVRSTGLALRQYGDQEVDIQPIATPMTKYCEMVTDPGSIRYHLEKAYFLAVSGRPGPCWLDIPIDVQGALIETDGLIAFDPNELTQPWKDTDLDQACDDILAKLSGAKRPVIFAGGGVRLSGRHDAFLELVDKLGIPVVTGWNAHDVIWNDHPLYVGRPGTVGDRAGNFVVQNADVLLVLGSRLNIRQVSYNWSTFAARAFKIWVDVDTLEMQKPTVKGDLVIHADLTDLLPVLAERAEGGDKYTHAQWLAWCQDRRQKFPVVLPEYWKNDTINPYCFMESLFERLNDGQVIVAANGSACVIGFQVANLKQNQRLWTNSGSASMGYDLPAAIGAYKGSGGRPIVCIAGDGSIMMNLQELQTIAGNKMAIKIFIINNQGYSSIFQTHRNFFNGVEVGAGPSSGVSLPDFAKISVAFELPYFKCATHEEMATAIAKTMATEGPAICEVMVDQNQPFAPKLASKQLPDGTIVSPSLEDMSPFLSEQEMKENMLE, translated from the coding sequence ATGAGAATGAAACTTTCCGATTACGTTGCCCAAAAAGTGGTGGAGCTTGGCATAGAACATGTCTTCATGGTTACCGGCGGCGGTGCCATGCATCTCAATCAGTCGTTAGGCACCCATGACGAGCTCGAGTGCATATTCAATCATCATGAGCAAGCCTGCGCCATGGCGGCGGAATCCTATTGTCGGCTGACAAATCGCCCCGCCTTGGTTAATGTGACATCCGGGCCTGGAAGCATCAATGCCCTGAACGGCGTTTACGGTGCGTGGACGGACTCGATCGGTATGCTGGTCATATCCGGACAGGTAAAATACCAAACCACCGTTCGCAGCACGGGGTTGGCGTTGCGCCAATACGGCGACCAGGAAGTCGACATCCAGCCGATCGCCACGCCGATGACCAAATACTGCGAAATGGTCACCGATCCCGGATCGATCCGTTATCACCTCGAAAAAGCATATTTTCTGGCGGTCAGCGGGCGGCCGGGTCCCTGTTGGCTGGACATACCCATCGATGTGCAGGGTGCACTCATCGAAACAGACGGTTTGATCGCGTTTGACCCGAATGAATTGACGCAACCGTGGAAAGACACGGACCTGGATCAAGCCTGTGACGACATCTTGGCCAAATTGTCCGGGGCGAAGCGGCCAGTCATCTTTGCAGGGGGGGGCGTGCGTCTGAGCGGTCGGCATGATGCCTTCCTAGAACTTGTCGACAAGTTGGGTATCCCCGTTGTGACCGGTTGGAATGCCCATGATGTCATTTGGAACGATCATCCTTTGTATGTTGGGCGGCCGGGAACCGTCGGGGACCGGGCTGGGAATTTCGTGGTTCAGAATGCAGACGTACTTTTGGTCTTGGGCAGTCGATTGAACATCCGACAGGTGAGCTACAACTGGTCCACGTTCGCTGCAAGGGCCTTTAAAATTTGGGTTGATGTCGATACGTTGGAGATGCAAAAGCCGACGGTTAAGGGCGACTTGGTCATCCATGCTGATTTGACCGACCTCCTGCCGGTTCTTGCCGAGCGTGCCGAGGGTGGGGACAAATACACCCACGCCCAGTGGCTCGCATGGTGCCAGGACCGACGCCAAAAGTTTCCAGTCGTTTTGCCGGAATATTGGAAAAACGACACGATCAATCCTTATTGCTTCATGGAAAGCTTATTCGAACGTCTCAACGATGGCCAAGTCATTGTGGCGGCCAACGGTTCAGCGTGTGTCATCGGGTTTCAAGTCGCGAACTTGAAGCAGAACCAACGCCTTTGGACAAATTCGGGTAGTGCGTCCATGGGCTATGATCTGCCCGCCGCCATAGGTGCCTATAAAGGTTCCGGCGGACGGCCGATTGTGTGCATTGCGGGTGACGGTAGCATCATGATGAACCTGCAAGAGCTGCAAACCATCGCAGGCAACAAGATGGCGATCAAAATCTTCATCATCAACAATCAGGGCTACTCATCGATATTTCAAACCCACCGCAACTTCTTCAATGGCGTTGAGGTCGGTGCTGGACCGTCATCTGGCGTGAGCCTTCCGGACTTCGCTAAGATCAGTGTTGCGTTTGAGTTGCCTTATTTTAAATGCGCCACCCATGAAGAGATGGCGACTGCAATCGCAAAAACGATGGCGACGGAGGGGCCCGCAATTTGTGAGGTCATGGTCGATCAGAACCAACCCTTTGCTCCGAAGCTGGCTTCCAAGCAACTGCCCGACGGCACCATCGTATCCCCGTCTCTTGAAGACATGTCGCCGTTTCTTTCAGAACAAGAAATGAAAGAAAATATGCTGGAATGA
- a CDS encoding HAD-IA family hydrolase has product MDSILFDLDGTLVDSAIETRTILNDMRAERGLGPIEDNHFRQSISYGAGSLIKSALAPRDEDLQPLIDEFRAKYRALTTPRSSIYPTVVETLSDLKARGFKLAVCTNKPQGLCEKVLKDTALESFFECVVAGGPSIKPKPHPDAIHVAISSLGADVSSTVLIGDSTTDQRAAQSAGIPFIFFASGYNDGVVEDQAMASIGEMRDLLTLVKTKSQLI; this is encoded by the coding sequence ATGGATTCGATCTTATTCGACCTCGATGGCACCTTGGTCGATAGCGCCATAGAAACCCGTACCATCCTCAACGACATGCGTGCCGAGCGCGGGCTGGGACCGATAGAGGACAATCATTTCCGCCAATCGATCAGCTATGGCGCAGGAAGCCTCATCAAAAGCGCCTTGGCCCCGCGCGATGAAGACCTTCAACCGCTCATCGACGAGTTTCGAGCAAAATACAGAGCTCTCACCACGCCACGCAGCTCAATCTACCCCACTGTTGTCGAAACATTATCTGATTTGAAGGCCCGTGGTTTTAAGCTGGCTGTCTGCACGAACAAACCCCAAGGTTTGTGCGAAAAGGTGCTGAAAGACACGGCCCTGGAAAGCTTCTTTGAATGCGTCGTCGCCGGGGGCCCTTCGATCAAACCCAAACCGCACCCAGACGCTATCCATGTTGCGATTTCGAGTTTGGGCGCGGATGTATCATCGACCGTACTGATTGGCGACAGCACTACTGATCAACGCGCGGCGCAATCGGCAGGCATTCCCTTCATCTTTTTTGCCTCGGGCTACAATGATGGAGTTGTTGAAGATCAAGCCATGGCTTCAATTGGAGAAATGAGGGACTTGCTCACACTGGTGAAGACCAAGTCTCAACTCATTTAG
- a CDS encoding aldolase, translated as MNKNEKDMLAILRQGKEEYGYLGVKSEFEAEGTRVDEFLRVLEITRRADLNVGLKIGGCEAIRDLLEAKQFGVDYIIAPMVETPYALRKYLEAVERTYSPEDYADTDFLFNIETITAFNNLDGLIAVAAQSDIKPGVVFGRVDFSISNDMGRGKINTESVQEYVRVVAQKCKDNDLDLVVGGGVSNEALPGLQSIKAIRLDRFETRKIIFDASKLSDAKIEKGLLAAVHFEILWLENKREYYKNISTEDETRIEMLKSRWT; from the coding sequence ATGAATAAAAACGAAAAAGATATGCTTGCGATCTTGCGCCAAGGCAAAGAAGAATATGGTTACCTTGGCGTCAAATCAGAGTTCGAAGCTGAAGGCACACGAGTCGATGAATTTCTACGCGTGTTGGAAATCACGCGTCGCGCGGACTTAAACGTGGGCTTAAAGATCGGCGGGTGCGAAGCCATTCGCGACCTGCTTGAAGCCAAGCAATTCGGCGTGGATTACATCATTGCCCCCATGGTCGAAACGCCTTACGCATTGAGAAAATATCTCGAGGCAGTTGAGCGAACCTATAGCCCCGAAGATTACGCCGATACAGATTTTCTTTTTAATATTGAGACGATCACCGCTTTCAACAATCTCGACGGTCTGATTGCCGTCGCAGCCCAGTCGGACATCAAGCCGGGTGTTGTATTCGGTCGCGTTGATTTTTCTATTTCCAACGACATGGGACGCGGCAAGATCAATACGGAATCGGTTCAGGAATATGTTCGCGTCGTTGCCCAAAAGTGCAAAGACAACGACCTGGATCTTGTCGTCGGCGGCGGCGTTTCCAACGAGGCCTTGCCTGGATTACAAAGCATCAAAGCCATCCGTCTGGATCGCTTTGAAACCCGCAAAATTATTTTCGACGCCAGCAAGCTTTCCGATGCAAAAATCGAAAAAGGCTTGTTGGCTGCCGTGCATTTCGAAATTTTGTGGCTTGAAAACAAGCGCGAATACTACAAAAACATTTCCACCGAAGACGAAACCCGCATCGAAATGCTGAAATCACGTTGGACATAA
- a CDS encoding NAD-dependent epimerase/dehydratase family protein, producing the protein MRNRIIEDDLSYIVNADLPWQELTGKTVLISGAAGFLISYVVHLLLFLNEKNDANIKIIGLVRDAERAREKYASVPQTENLLFISQDVCDEISIDEKIDYIIHAASYATPKVFRDNPVGTILPNVIGTKNLLELAVKNDVDGFLFFSTSGVYGHVADEDYPVPETCFGGLDPMELSSCYLESKRMGENMCVAWMHQYGVPIKIVRPAITYGPGLDLDGGRSFEDFIACIVRKQDITLYSDGRAIRNFCYIADATLGFFTVLLKGENGQAYNVATDHEISIKDLAQYLVDDVFPERNLKVISKFDTSKDYLRTQFSRTTVDISKIRALGWTLSFPIAPGFKKVVQSFEDH; encoded by the coding sequence ATGAGAAACCGCATCATAGAAGATGATCTGTCATATATCGTCAATGCCGACTTACCGTGGCAGGAGCTCACTGGAAAAACCGTATTGATTTCAGGTGCCGCAGGGTTCTTGATTTCCTATGTCGTTCATCTTTTGCTTTTTCTCAATGAAAAGAACGACGCCAACATCAAGATCATTGGACTCGTGCGCGATGCCGAACGGGCCCGCGAAAAGTACGCCTCGGTGCCCCAAACGGAAAACCTCCTCTTCATCTCTCAAGATGTATGCGACGAAATTTCGATTGACGAAAAAATTGACTACATCATTCACGCTGCCAGCTACGCGACGCCAAAAGTTTTCAGGGACAATCCCGTCGGCACCATCCTGCCCAATGTTATTGGCACCAAAAATTTATTGGAGCTCGCCGTTAAAAACGATGTCGATGGCTTTTTATTTTTCAGCACTTCCGGGGTCTATGGGCATGTCGCGGACGAGGATTATCCCGTTCCCGAAACATGCTTTGGCGGATTGGATCCCATGGAACTTTCTTCTTGCTATCTGGAAAGCAAGCGGATGGGTGAAAATATGTGCGTCGCCTGGATGCACCAATACGGTGTCCCGATCAAAATTGTCCGGCCGGCAATAACTTACGGTCCTGGCCTCGATCTCGATGGCGGGCGGTCATTTGAAGATTTCATCGCATGCATCGTCCGCAAGCAAGACATCACACTTTATAGCGACGGCCGCGCCATTCGCAACTTCTGCTACATAGCGGATGCGACACTCGGCTTTTTCACGGTGTTGCTCAAAGGTGAAAACGGCCAAGCCTACAACGTCGCTACGGACCACGAAATCAGTATCAAAGATCTAGCGCAATACTTGGTCGATGACGTTTTTCCAGAGCGCAATCTTAAAGTCATATCAAAATTCGACACCTCCAAGGACTACCTCAGAACTCAATTTTCGCGCACAACTGTCGATATAAGCAAGATCCGTGCACTAGGCTGGACGCTATCGTTCCCTATTGCCCCGGGCTTTAAAAAAGTCGTGCAAAGCTTTGAAGATCATTGA
- a CDS encoding NAD(P)-dependent oxidoreductase yields the protein MKILITGAEGFVGKNLVEKFQRDGCDVLHPGFQELDLTCAQSVQSYFNDNPIGVIVHSATTLRNGTEYPHDVCENNLRMFFNLVRQMKPSTKLINFGSGSEYSRKYWHKKMPETFFDSHVPDDPHSFSKYVISKYIENSTHQNMVTLRIFGIFGKHEDYRYKFISNAICKNLLHLDIVINQNVNYDYIYVDDFCEVVKYFVENDVSYRSYNVTPTAPIDLITVANLINEISDYQSPVHVLNDGIGIEYSGDNARLLNECGGLELMSYRDSISDLYRHYKAEISSLDKAALVDDDYLNYAKKLRSEYFSKKDDS from the coding sequence ATGAAAATTCTCATTACTGGTGCAGAAGGATTTGTCGGCAAAAATCTTGTCGAGAAGTTTCAACGCGATGGTTGCGACGTTTTACATCCGGGCTTTCAGGAGTTGGACCTCACCTGCGCGCAAAGTGTGCAGTCTTATTTTAATGATAATCCGATTGGCGTCATTGTGCATTCCGCCACTACCCTGCGAAACGGGACGGAATACCCCCACGACGTTTGCGAAAACAATCTGCGGATGTTTTTCAATCTGGTTCGCCAGATGAAACCTTCGACAAAGCTTATTAACTTCGGCAGCGGGTCAGAGTATTCACGAAAATATTGGCATAAAAAAATGCCGGAGACCTTTTTCGACAGTCATGTTCCGGACGATCCGCACAGCTTTTCCAAGTACGTGATTTCAAAATATATCGAGAACAGCACGCATCAAAATATGGTGACGTTAAGAATATTTGGGATTTTCGGAAAGCACGAAGACTACAGGTACAAGTTTATATCAAATGCAATCTGCAAAAACTTGCTGCACCTGGATATCGTCATCAATCAAAATGTGAATTACGATTACATATATGTCGACGATTTTTGCGAGGTGGTTAAGTATTTCGTTGAAAACGATGTCTCGTATCGCTCTTACAACGTCACCCCGACAGCCCCGATCGATCTCATCACCGTGGCAAACCTCATCAACGAAATCAGCGATTATCAAAGTCCTGTGCACGTTTTAAACGACGGAATCGGCATCGAATATTCCGGCGACAATGCGAGATTGTTGAATGAATGTGGTGGTCTTGAGCTTATGAGCTATAGAGATTCAATTTCTGACTTGTATCGCCACTATAAGGCCGAGATCTCCAGCCTGGATAAAGCCGCTCTCGTTGACGACGATTATTTGAACTACGCGAAAAAACTTCGCTCGGAATACTTTTCCAAGAAGGACGACAGCTGA
- a CDS encoding FkbM family methyltransferase, which yields MKLHELYEQYASKELDKHSYISAMHQKHAILFDYFEYIKDTDIESITIDNSKIFVTMKETGIKLYLDPHDSRFIPIEILNFKSFDPVERGLIFDLAGKSKTIFDIGANIGWYTLNFCKLDTVERVHSFEPIPRTFDYLSRHIAFNACDKAVLNNFALSNENGEIEFFWNMKETGSSSMKNIQEREDSNLVTCQLRTLDDYVQETGAHIDMIKCDVEGSELMVFQGGLATIARDKPYIFTEMLRKWSAKFGYHPNDIVKLLADIGYHCFAYVDQALERIESVTAETEPTNFFFLHQDQHRDIIEQNLRGG from the coding sequence ATGAAGCTGCATGAACTCTATGAACAGTATGCGTCCAAAGAATTGGATAAGCACAGCTACATCAGCGCCATGCATCAAAAGCATGCCATTCTTTTCGATTATTTCGAGTATATTAAAGATACAGATATTGAATCCATCACGATCGACAACTCAAAGATATTCGTGACGATGAAAGAGACAGGGATCAAACTGTATCTAGACCCCCATGACTCGCGCTTCATCCCCATCGAAATTCTCAATTTCAAATCCTTCGATCCGGTTGAGAGAGGCCTCATTTTCGATCTTGCGGGTAAAAGCAAAACGATATTTGACATCGGGGCAAATATCGGTTGGTACACCCTGAATTTCTGCAAGTTGGACACCGTCGAGCGGGTTCATTCGTTCGAACCCATTCCGCGCACGTTTGACTATCTGAGCCGCCATATTGCGTTCAATGCCTGCGACAAAGCCGTGCTCAATAACTTTGCCCTATCGAATGAAAATGGTGAGATCGAATTCTTTTGGAACATGAAAGAAACCGGCAGTTCATCGATGAAAAACATTCAAGAGCGCGAAGACTCCAATCTGGTCACTTGCCAACTGCGCACGCTCGACGACTATGTTCAAGAAACGGGAGCGCATATCGATATGATCAAGTGTGATGTCGAGGGCTCCGAATTGATGGTGTTTCAAGGCGGCCTCGCGACGATTGCGCGCGACAAACCCTATATTTTCACGGAAATGTTACGCAAATGGTCCGCCAAGTTCGGCTACCACCCCAACGATATCGTCAAGTTACTGGCCGACATCGGCTATCACTGTTTTGCTTATGTCGATCAGGCGTTAGAAAGAATCGAGAGTGTGACGGCCGAAACGGAGCCGACGAATTTTTTCTTTCTCCACCAAGACCAGCATCGCGACATTATCGAACAGAACCTGCGCGGCGGATAA